ACCTGGGCGGCGCTGCGCTCGAGCAGGCTCTGGCGCTCGGTGGTGGCACAGCCCGCCACTCCCAGCAGCAACAGCCCCAGCAGCAGCCCCCCTGATAGCCGACGCGCGCGGTGCATCCAGTTCTCCCGAGATGTGGATGAAGCGGAATCCCCCTGGAACGCATGGGCGCGGCCCCCATATCGCACCTCGGTCTCCTTACTGCCCTACGGAAATTTTCTCCTGTAAGTCTTACCGACTCCGGGACGGGTTCCGCCCTTCCTCCGTGGACAAGCCATTGAAATCACGGGACTTTGTCGCTGGGGCCGGGCTGGCACGCGAGATGCTCTATCCCTGAGCAAGAAGTCAGCGGGGCAGGGCGGGTGGGGTGGTCAGGGTAGGGCGGGGCAGGACGGGGTCGGGTGGGCTGGGAAGAAGACGACGGGCGGGGTGGTCGGGGCGGCGGGTAGGTCGGGGTCGGGCAGGACGGGGTCGGGGGCGGTGGGGGGGCGGCGGGTCGGTTGGGGGGATGGGCGGGGTCGGGAAGAGATTGATGGGCAGGGCGTTGTCGGGGGGCGGGTAGGGGAAGGCATTCGGGGGCAGCACGGCAGTCCTTCGGGGGCAGTAACGGGGAAGTGGGTCGGGGAGGAGCTACGGGGGTGGCTCCTCCCCGATTTTTTTCTGGCGCCCGCGCCCCGCGTGCTCGGTTTTCCGTGGTGGAAAACCGTGAGCGCCCCGTGTGCGTCCGGGGTTGCTCCCTCCAGGCTGGCGGTGGATGGCGAGGCAAGGCGCTTGCAGTCGCGCCGCCCCGAGTCCCTCATCCCTCACCCGGAGACAGACATGAGACACAAGCCGTTCGCTCTCGGCGCGTTGGTCGCGGCCCTGGCCCTGCTCTCGGCCTGCGGTGCGTCAGGCGAGTATTCGGAAAACGGCTCGGGCGGTTACGCGGGAGAGAGCCCGAGCGCGCCTCCCCGGAGTGGTGGCGACTCCGGAGACGCGGCGGGGCCTGGAGGCGTGGGCTCCCCGGAGCCGGGCCAGGGCAGTCCCTCCCCGTCACCCGGGCAGCTCACCGCCGGAGACTGGGACGACAACCTCAACTTCTCCTTCTTCCAGAAGTACCTCACCGAGGCGCCCCAGGGCATGCCCGCGCACCCCAGCACGGATCGCGTGGTCATCACCGTGCGCGACGAGGAGGGCCGCCCCGTCCCCAATGCCCGCGTCACCGTGGGGGATGCCGCGGGCAAGCGGCTCGAGGCGCCCACGGCCACCGACGGCCGGCTGCTCTTCCTGCCCACCCAGGACGGCGCACAGGGCAGCGCGAGCTTCTCGGTGACGGTGTCGCCTCCGCCCGGCCAGCCGGGCACTGCGGTCACCACCTCCGTCGAGGGCAGCGCGTGGAACCTCACCCTGCCGGGCGCGCGCGGCGAGCTGCCCACCGAGCTGGACGTGGCCTTCGTGGTGGATGCCACCGGCAGCATGGGGGATGAGATCAACTACCTGAAGGCGGAGCTCCAGAACATCGTCGACTCGGTGCGCGGCACCTACCCGGACGTCTCGGCGCGCTTCGCGCTGGTGATGTACCGCGACGACGGTGACGAGTA
The sequence above is drawn from the Archangium gephyra genome and encodes:
- a CDS encoding vWA domain-containing protein, with the protein product MRHKPFALGALVAALALLSACGASGEYSENGSGGYAGESPSAPPRSGGDSGDAAGPGGVGSPEPGQGSPSPSPGQLTAGDWDDNLNFSFFQKYLTEAPQGMPAHPSTDRVVITVRDEEGRPVPNARVTVGDAAGKRLEAPTATDGRLLFLPTQDGAQGSASFSVTVSPPPGQPGTAVTTSVEGSAWNLTLPGARGELPTELDVAFVVDATGSMGDEINYLKAELQNIVDSVRGTYPDVSARFALVMYRDDGDEYVVRSFDFTSDVAVFRQRLSEQSAGGGGDYPEAMERGLGAIHQLTWRTGNTARLTFLVADAPTHTQHYQAFVREANRARLSGIKVYPVAASGVADEAEYLMRLAAQLTLGRYIFLTNDSGIGDPHAEPHIPCYQVQLLKHLLVRAIGSELAGRRLPASGTEILRSVGSPAQDGSCTRADGTVTYL